AGCCGGATACGTTCTCTTCTCGAAGGAAAAATCCGCCTCGCGAAAGCGCGAGTTCAATCTTGACCTCTACCAGACGAGGGAGGCGTTCCTTGCCAATCAAAAAAAGGAGTGAAGAATGGAAGTTCTGAGAAAGCACGATGTGGTTCTTGAAACGTCAACCTCGCGAGGGCTCGCGTTGAGGCTGCGGCCCATGACCGAGGGCGACTGGGAAGTTCTCCACAAATGGAACAGCGACCCCGACGTACTTTACTGGTCAGAGGAGGACGACATCGAGTGCTGGCAGCTCGAAGACATGATAGGGATGTACCGCATGGTGAGCGAGCGCGCCTACTGCTTCATAATCGAGGCGGAGGGCAAGCCTATAGGCGAATGCTGGCTGCAGCAAATGAACCTCGAGGAGATCTCCGCAAGGTTTCCGGACAAGGACGTGCGCAGGATGCCTATCATGATAGGAGAGAAGGATTACTGGGGCAGTGGCGCGGGCACTGCCGTCATCCGTGCGCTGACGGAGTTCGCCTTCCTTCGGGAAGGCGCCGACATGATGTTTGCCTGCGCCATCAAGGGCAACAACGCAAGATGCCTGCGGGCGTTCGAGAAGGCAGGATATGTTTTCCACTCGAAGGAGGAATCATCCTCCGAAAAATGCGACCACAATATCCATCTTTTCCTGACGAGGGAGATGTTTGAAGCCAATCGAAAAAGGGATTCCGCATGATGCGCGGACTCATGACACCGAATGCCCGCTGCGCATGCGTTTTTGGGACCCTTTTTGCCATACTCGTCCCCGGATGCAGGGAGAGGGCCGACAAACAGAATCAGCGTACGCCGCTGGTATCGCCGTCAGGCGCGTTCGTTCTCAAGATGCCTGTCGAGCGGATTGCTGAGTATCATT
This genomic interval from bacterium contains the following:
- a CDS encoding GNAT family N-acetyltransferase — its product is MEVLRKHDVVLETSTSRGLALRLRPMTEGDWEVLHKWNSDPDVLYWSEEDDIECWQLEDMIGMYRMVSERAYCFIIEAEGKPIGECWLQQMNLEEISARFPDKDVRRMPIMIGEKDYWGSGAGTAVIRALTEFAFLREGADMMFACAIKGNNARCLRAFEKAGYVFHSKEESSSEKCDHNIHLFLTREMFEANRKRDSA